CATGCCGTCGGCGAGCGCGAGCACACGGGGGCCCGCGTACACGGAGTCCTGGTTGTTGGAACGCACCAAGCCCCGGTCGCTCCGGGCCGCATAACGAAGGACGAGGGTCATGAACGCAGCTCGATCACCGTCTTACCGATACGGATCGGTACGCCGAGCGGGACCCGGACGGGTGCCGTGACCTTCGCCCGGTCTAGATATGTGCCGTTGGTGGAGCCTAGGTCCTCGACGTACCAGTCGGTTCCCCGGAGGGACAACCGAGCGTGCCGTGTCGACGCGTAGTCGTCGTCGAGCACGACCGTGGAGTCGTCCGCGCGGCCGATCAAGATCGGCCGCCCGTCGAGGGAGATCCTGGTCCCCGCCAGCGCTCCGTGCGTGACGACGAGCTGACGTGGTTGTTTCCCACGGGCCTGCTGCTTCCCGGAGGAGCGGCGGAACCCCGGCATGGAGACCCGGATGCCGGATGCGGCGTACAGGTCGGAGCGGACGACACGCAGCGCAGCCAACACGAACAACCAGAGCAGGGCAAGGAACCCTGCTCTGGTCAGCTGCATCACCAGATCTGGCACCTGTTGTGTTCGCTCCTGCCTC
The window above is part of the Allokutzneria albata genome. Proteins encoded here:
- a CDS encoding FHA domain-containing protein FhaB/FipA; this translates as MPDLVMQLTRAGFLALLWLFVLAALRVVRSDLYAASGIRVSMPGFRRSSGKQQARGKQPRQLVVTHGALAGTRISLDGRPILIGRADDSTVVLDDDYASTRHARLSLRGTDWYVEDLGSTNGTYLDRAKVTAPVRVPLGVPIRIGKTVIELRS